The nucleotide sequence CGGCAAACATCAGCCAGCATGGTGGTCGCCACATCCCGTTTAGCATAGCTATCAGCGGTGCTGGCGCGCACATTGACCACTAGACCATGACGATTATCTGTCAGCACGTTGAGTCGTCTACGATGATGTCAGATGTGAACGGCTTGTGTCTTGGTTTCGTGTGATTAACCGTTTGATGAACGTAAACATGGCGGGCTCCTTGGCCTGTATGGTCTACATAAGATAGGCACCATGAAATAAAAAAGCGCTACCTTATGGAGCGCTTTTTTACTGGTATTCAGTACGATCAGATTGCCAGATCTTCCAGGCTAAAACCTTCATCCAACAGGGATTGTACCCATACCGGCTTACGGCCACGGCCAGTCCAGGTCTGGGACTCATCATTCGGGTTCTTGTACTTGGCTTCTACTGGTTTGCGCACACTAGCAGTGGCCTTGCTCAGTACGTCATCCAGGCTCAGGCCATGAAGCTTTACCAGCTCCAAGATCTGTTTCTTGGCATCTGCTTTTTCAGCAGCTTGTTGCTGCTCGATAGCAGTAGCAATTTTAGTATGCAGGTCTTGCAGTTCAGCAAAGCTCAGTTCAGACAGATTCATTTTTGTCTCCATGGTAAGTATGCTCTGCATTTCAGCAGGCGCTATCCATTAAGTCAAGAAAACTAACCATTTAACGAATTAATTTGTGTTTCAATTGGGCTGAGCAGCCAAATGTCCTGATATTTTGTGCTGTAAGCCCCATTGCAGCCCCATCTAGGGCTATTGCAGCTGCGATCTGAGTGTCTTCTTTGGCTAGGTAGGGTAAAACACGCTCAAGCAAGTAGCGGCGTTTCTGTGAGCTTCTAAGATCTATCCTGCCTAATCCACAATACTGATATTTGGCCTTGTCCCGATTGCAGTTGTAATAGCTACCTTTCCCATGCGTAATCGTCTTGATCCAGTATTGACCGATCTGATCGGCATAGTAGCAATCATTCTGGACCTTGTTGCCATCGAAGATAAAAACGCAGTGTGCATGGTAGTTACATTCTTCCGCGTATTCGATTGACCATACCCACCCTAAGCAGTGTTGAAAGATATTTGGCTTATGGCGATGATTCTTCCATAAAGCATGCACAGCCTGATGGAATGTAAAAATGCTACTGGTCTTTTGATACGGCTCCTTCAAAGATAAATCGACACGAACAACAAGTACGCGTGGATAGCCTGCTGGCTCACAGGACTGAATAAAACGCTTTGCTGTTGCGTAATGATCGCTTTGCATTGCACGCCATACAGCAACCTGTTTTTGAATGCTAGGAGCCGATGCTTCACGTTGATACTCTGCAATTGCTTGATTGAGTTGCTCAGCAACGACTTTACCATCAGCAAGTACCCTGCCAAGCTCCATAGAGCGGCATTCAAGCGCGTCAAGCTTAGTAGTAATTAACTCCACAAAAGGGTGAATAAAAACGTCAGGAAATGCATTGGTAAAGTAGTGTGACCTAGGTGTGCTGATCAGCCTGCTAGCATAGTCTATATCGTCAGGGTTAGTGGTTGTGACAGTAGCTAACGACTTTCCTTTGTTACTAATGGCAAGAATGGGTAAGTCTGCTTTAAAAAGCCATTCAGCGAGTTCAATTGTTCTACGGTATGCCAGAATGTGGCTGGCAATAGTAGGACCAGTGTGTTGCTGTAGAAGAGGGTGGTTGATTCTGCTTAAGATTAGCTCTTCCTGTGCTCCTGGTGACAGAGTGTAATTGTCTCTATTGATTGTGGACTTATTCATCGCTTACACCCTTGGATTGGTTTGTTACTTCCTAATCATTAAGTTATGAATGATATTTATAACTAAGTTATATATAAATACTGCAAGTAATAATAAATGTATACCACATTGTTCTTGTGATGAGGATGTGTTTAATGTAGTGTTATTTTCCTTTCATTGGTTGAACTCTTTTTTGAAATTGCTATAAATTATTCAATTGAGTATGTACATACTTATTCCTTGGTGAGATTGTATTGTTTTAATATTTTAACCATGATCCAACTGTTTGTAATTTGTGTCTTTTGATGTTATTTGTTTCTAACAATACATCGGGGACGCACAGTCGAAAGTCCTGGTCAATGAGGCTGTACATCGGCAATACATTATTGCAAAACTGATCGTATTCTTGTTGATTTGGAAAATCATGAGTTCCTATTCCCATTTTTCGATAATGTGATAATTCCTCTTCGCAATTAGTCACTGTTCCCTTTCCTCTTAGGATGGTGTATTTCCAATGCTCCACTACTTCTTCAAGAATTTCACTTTCTGTTTCGTTATCTGTGCCGGTATAGAAGATCATGCAGTGATAATAAAACCCTTTCCGTTCTAGATATTGAAGGTGCCAAATGAGGCCATGAATAGTTGCAGGCAGCTTCTTGTTACGAATGGCTTTTAGTAAATCATCTAACGAGTCGGACAGGAGGCGTAGATCATTTGTATTAAAAGGTTGGTTGGTAGTGCTGAGATCAAACCTGGATATGGTCGGTGTATGATCTGTGTTTTTGAGCATTAAATTGAATTTTGCTACGGTATCATTGTATTGCTTGTTGGGTTCATATTCCCATTCTGCAATTTTCTCTTCGTTCGCCGGCTTTCTTAGGAAAGTACGAAACTTGTCAAGCCATCGGTCAAAGTGAGTTGCTGCTAGTTCGCCATTTGACATGGTCTGATTAGGATGGCATCCAACCCATTCTTCATTGCAAAGTGTTTCACGTAAAAGAGTAAGCATCGGGTGTAGTTGCATGTATGGCATCTTTTCTTTAATGGCTTGTAAATCAATACGGTTTGATAGTGCGTTATAAGCTAATTTATACTTTTCACAGCCAATGAATTTAGCCCTGTTTTTAAATTCATCTATTTGAAAAAAATATCCATTTTCTCTGCTAAGTTGTTTTGCGATTTTTCGTAAATACTTTAGATCGTGGTAAATTTGATTATTAATAGGAATGATAATTGTTGGTTTGTCGTTTGCAGGTGTTTTTTCGACTAAATGAGTATCCCTGGCGTAAATTGAGAAGCTATCAATAGAGGGGGTCGGGTGGGGGCGTTGATGTATGATGTTTTGCTCAGTATCGTGACTCAATTCGGGTTGGACGCTGTTGTGGATGTTGTTGGGTGTGAAAGTGTTGTTCTTCCAAGTGCTTTCTGTGAATGATGGATTTAATGGTAAGTTGATGTTATTTGGTTTGAAGTAATTTGTTATCTGTGGTGTGAAATTTCCCCAGTATTGATTGTTTGCCATGTTCATGTTCATTGTTGTTGGGAACATACCTGCTGAATTGTTGAAAGGCATTGTGTACGGGGTGGTGTTAATTGAAATTTTATTTTGCTGGGTGTTATTTACGTTGCCTTTGTGATGTGGACCTTTCATGTATTGCACGGTAAATTCCTTTTTGGTTTGGTGAAGTGTTGCTAACCCTCAATCAGTGCTTGTTCTATTGCCTTGACGGTGTTTTGTTGATTGTTACAACCCTGCTATTCTTGCTATTCCTGCTACAAATAGCAGGAATAGCAAGAATAGCAGGGTATACTTTTCGTAGTTGCTACGGTTTAAAGTACTTTACGGTAAGATGATTGGTTCTATGTACATGGTTTTCCCATACATGAATTTGCGAAGTCTTCCTTGTTGTATTAAATAGTCCGTGGCCTTATTTCTTTCAGTTTTGTCTCTTGAAATGCCTCGTCCGTATTGAAGAATTCGATTGAATGGAATGCAATTTTTATTCAAATTTCTACATTCGGACAAGATGAAATTTATTAAATTTTCAGCATATTGCTCTAAGGGGGTGCTGATGGGGTTTGTCGAAAATATTCCAAGAAATTCATCAGCGAACCAACTGCAAATTTTCTCAGCCCTATTTAATGTGCTTAGGCATATCTCCCCAGTTGACTGATCAAATATGTGAAGAAGCGCAGCAATCCTGGCGACATTGTCAGGCCACTTTGCGGCGTATTCATGGTGGTGTTCAAAGTAACCACCTGGTTCACATGCACGATTTACGTCCTCTATAATTTGATGCCAACGCTCAGAAGCTTTTTTTGAGAAATTCAAGCACTCTCTTTCTGAAGTACTGTTATTGCCATCAAATGTTTTATCAAGGAGCTTATTTGTGAATGAGTAAAAGATATTTAATTTCTCTTCTTTGTACTCTGCTGTTGATGATGGTTTTTTCTTCTCTGTAATTTCCATGAATAGGGTTCTTGCATCAAATCCTATTTCCTTTGCGTTTTTTCCATTTCCCGATCTGAATTGATCAAATTGCGCTTTGTTTGTCAGTGCTGTAAGGGAGAGTCGA is from Aquitalea aquatilis and encodes:
- a CDS encoding H-NS family nucleoid-associated regulatory protein, which gives rise to MNLSELSFAELQDLHTKIATAIEQQQAAEKADAKKQILELVKLHGLSLDDVLSKATASVRKPVEAKYKNPNDESQTWTGRGRKPVWVQSLLDEGFSLEDLAI
- a CDS encoding YagK/YfjJ domain-containing protein, translating into MNKSTINRDNYTLSPGAQEELILSRINHPLLQQHTGPTIASHILAYRRTIELAEWLFKADLPILAISNKGKSLATVTTTNPDDIDYASRLISTPRSHYFTNAFPDVFIHPFVELITTKLDALECRSMELGRVLADGKVVAEQLNQAIAEYQREASAPSIQKQVAVWRAMQSDHYATAKRFIQSCEPAGYPRVLVVRVDLSLKEPYQKTSSIFTFHQAVHALWKNHRHKPNIFQHCLGWVWSIEYAEECNYHAHCVFIFDGNKVQNDCYYADQIGQYWIKTITHGKGSYYNCNRDKAKYQYCGLGRIDLRSSQKRRYLLERVLPYLAKEDTQIAAAIALDGAAMGLTAQNIRTFGCSAQLKHKLIR
- a CDS encoding DUF3987 domain-containing protein, whose product is METNYYPPYEFKIDIKELVKNYTMGEKSFPFESLPLISENTVDEAHQNTGISKGLLAHIILAAMCTSAQGLYDVSPTPGFIRPITLSIIGIGESGIGKTTAVEILFKSIFEYEQKLDDKYKNELEEYNADLVIWDAISKDLIGEITKTADEKISNQIKEHQKNKPKLPRKKSIAASDYSNAGLIKELNNNPKTFTLISAEAAEILNSKEFKNPTLLLKGWGSESIRKIRHNTENVNLNEYRLSLTALTNKAQFDQFRSGNGKNAKEIGFDARTLFMEITEKKKPSSTAEYKEEKLNIFYSFTNKLLDKTFDGNNSTSERECLNFSKKASERWHQIIEDVNRACEPGGYFEHHHEYAAKWPDNVARIAALLHIFDQSTGEICLSTLNRAEKICSWFADEFLGIFSTNPISTPLEQYAENLINFILSECRNLNKNCIPFNRILQYGRGISRDKTERNKATDYLIQQGRLRKFMYGKTMYIEPIILP